The region TGCGTGTATACAGAGCGTCCTTATTTTATATCCCGGCATTAACTCCTGTAATCTATAGAGCTGTTTCAGATAAGTGCCCGTCCCGCCATCAATGTTATTTATGACAATTACCAATTGTTTCTTTTGCAGATTGTTCATATATAATTTATGCGTGAATATCCTTAAAAAACAAAAGCTCGAGTTACTGTTTTACCTACTCAGTATATTCCTTCTTCGCGTACCTATTATAAGCATACAGGGAATACCGCTATTCTCTACCCATGTCCTGGCTGTAGCCGTAATTCTTTTCCTGTTTTCTAAGGCTATTTTCAATACATTTCGAGAGAAGAAACCGTTGGTTTCTCTCAGTACAGAAACGGTTGTAATTCTTACGTTCTTTCTTACACAAGGTCTCTCCGCTCTATACACCGTAAGTATCAGCAGCTTTCTTAATCGTTTTGTCAAACTGAGCATCGCGCTTCTTCTCTTTATGGTTACCAAACGATTTCTTCATAAATATTCTCTTTATCCTTATATCCTGAATACACTCCTTATCAGTTCGGCAATAACTGTTGTTTTTCAAATCATACTGTACATTGCTCCTGACCAATACCTCACAGTGATGAATTTCTTTCAGCAGGTCAATTTGACTTCTGTGACGGAAGCAAATATCACGTATCATAAACTGTTTGATGATACTTATATAGAATCAGTCCTTCCGATTGCCTTTTATCAGATGCAGGCCGGACAAACAGTTCTTCTTCGAGGCCTTTCTACAACCCTGCTTTATGTGACATTTATCGTTTCGTTTATTTCTAACTTCCGGTATCGCCTGGTATCAGCATTATTCTCACTGGCAGCATCTTTTATCACACTTACTCAGCATCGATTAAAGATTTTTCTACCAATTCTAATGATCTCTACCTTTATTTCGTTACTTATTCTACTGGATTTTATTTTTTTACAAACCTCTGCATTCACAATCATCGATCGCTTTCTGCTCAGAAGTTCTGTTACGGATTCGTCAAGCCTTGTCTGGAGATTAGAGATGGCAAAGGAATCAATTGAGATGGCAAAGACTTTTCCCACCGGAGTGGGTCTTGGAAATTTTCAGGACTATCTTCCTTTCAGGAACACCAATTACACATTATTTTCATCAAGAGAAGTCATAGCCGAAGGAGCTATCACAGCAGGTCCTCACAATATCTTTTTCCAGACACTGGGAGAGACGGGATTCCCTGGTCTTATGGCACTAGTTGCGATGTTACTTGTCTTTCTACGCAAAGACATACAGACTCTGCATTCTCAGCGGTCTGACAAAAAGGCTATCATCATTTCCTTCTGGACACTTGTCGTTATGCTCCAGTTCTTTCCCGGCACAAACCTCTCCTATTACACGCTCTTTTTTCTGTTACGCGCTTTGGTTTGATGATGTGATAGCTTTTGCATACTGTGCTCTAAAGACATCCATGACAGCTGTATATGCCGGTTTCTGTTTAAATTCATCATCCAGCAATGTCGCATTAGCATCAGGCTTCCCGGTAAACTCGAACCAGGAGACTTTGTCCGATACTCCGAAAAAAGATATATCTGCACTCTCAATACTTCCTCTGTTCTCCCATAGTGCATCAAAGTATGCATTCAGAACGTCTGCATAGACGCGTGCCTGCTGCTGAAGCTTATCTGCTCCGTAGTATGCTGACATGTCTACATCAAGTTCGGTAATTTTCACGTCCAGACCCAATCCTAAGAATTTGCTGAAGCGGTCTTTCATAGCTTGATAAGAAGGTGCATTGGCGCCATCTATGTGACCCTGCTCTCCAACCGCATCAATAAGGGGATATGATTGTCCGTTAATCTCAACCGTTTGTCCCCTCAGTGCACGGGCTATATTGAACGTCAGATCTCCGGCATCCGGACCGATAGTTCCTCCCTTGTTTATGAACAAGGTAGCGGTAGGATTAGCAATTCTTGCTGCTTCTAAGGCCGGCCTGATGTAAGCCGGAATCGTAAATGTTTCTCCGTTAACAGTGACATTTTCGGTGCCGCCGTGTTTTGTAAATATATCAATATTGTCAAGCCGCGGTTCGTTCACTACTGACCAGGAAGATACTTCTGGATAAAAAGCTATTGTCTGTTCAATGTGACCAGATATAATCGCATTGATCTGCTCCCGAGTAAATGACCCATTGGCAAGCCAATCCGGAACTTTAGAAAGGAAGCCGGGTGAGTGTAGCCCCCATACAAGATGATGTCCTTGAATCGCCATTTTATTCATATCGGCAAACTCAATCACTTTGTCTGCACGATCAGAGCGTACAAGCTCTTGACCGTTTGGATATACTTTATTCCATTCAATATCTCCATCTATCACTACCTGATTCATGTGACGTAATGAACTCATATACTCTTTGGAAATTCTTCCGTCCACAAGACCTTCCCACAACGTTTGATTTCCGACAGAAATGTCAAGCATATCAACAAGCTCTCTCATTTTTTCCGGTTCTCCGAGGACTACCCATTCCTTTTGGTTCGGGACGTATATCTTTTCTTTACCGGTCGTATGATCTACTGCGAAATAATAGTCACCTCTCCTTTCGTATCGGAAGTCCCCATTCCCGGTTACTTTCGGAGCAAACTGACTGTCAATATCTTTTCCTGCTAAAAATACACGTGTTTTCTTGGTCTTTTTTGGATCATTCAGTTCAGTCATAAGTTCTTCCGTTCCGGTTCCGGAAAGGGCTGTCACACTGTCTGCAATAGTCCCAGCTTCATCTCCGTAGGCAGCTGCTAAACCTTCAGGAGTTGTGAATCCTAC is a window of Candidatus Roizmanbacteria bacterium DNA encoding:
- a CDS encoding O-antigen ligase family protein, producing MNILKKQKLELLFYLLSIFLLRVPIISIQGIPLFSTHVLAVAVILFLFSKAIFNTFREKKPLVSLSTETVVILTFFLTQGLSALYTVSISSFLNRFVKLSIALLLFMVTKRFLHKYSLYPYILNTLLISSAITVVFQIILYIAPDQYLTVMNFFQQVNLTSVTEANITYHKLFDDTYIESVLPIAFYQMQAGQTVLLRGLSTTLLYVTFIVSFISNFRYRLVSALFSLAASFITLTQHRLKIFLPILMISTFISLLILLDFIFLQTSAFTIIDRFLLRSSVTDSSSLVWRLEMAKESIEMAKTFPTGVGLGNFQDYLPFRNTNYTLFSSREVIAEGAITAGPHNIFFQTLGETGFPGLMALVAMLLVFLRKDIQTLHSQRSDKKAIIISFWTLVVMLQFFPGTNLSYYTLFFLLRALV
- a CDS encoding endo-1,4-beta-xylanase gives rise to the protein MSHNLEANNGNNEKSIFNRSFSRRRFLQGMGTTAAALAAMKFAPAIAAPEAQDIGAEQDGNGWGELPIVSGEPAREGQVVMPEAGVMRFDNGMNSRDKNTTVGTTKTARQAGTFFEVKPGEENMLDAENDPRYTWTGGDIVLDPTVGVIEDPAAREHIYVANNQGNTTLLTEANQLPGVLQDLYRVPAEAVPATSEFAVSGITAVFDKFGGTEEFSEQTAKAWGVEIPDGTTFSEMTVDSPLHAWQYATAIAASGTSPEAQNEVVDVGFLAGETSPLAFYRHINKDNTVDVIGRAINADADDNNDIFIITRYENSPVVGTRVQGVGFTTPEGLAAAYGDEAGTIADSVTALSGTGTEELMTELNDPKKTKKTRVFLAGKDIDSQFAPKVTGNGDFRYERRGDYYFAVDHTTGKEKIYVPNQKEWVVLGEPEKMRELVDMLDISVGNQTLWEGLVDGRISKEYMSSLRHMNQVVIDGDIEWNKVYPNGQELVRSDRADKVIEFADMNKMAIQGHHLVWGLHSPGFLSKVPDWLANGSFTREQINAIISGHIEQTIAFYPEVSSWSVVNEPRLDNIDIFTKHGGTENVTVNGETFTIPAYIRPALEAARIANPTATLFINKGGTIGPDAGDLTFNIARALRGQTVEINGQSYPLIDAVGEQGHIDGANAPSYQAMKDRFSKFLGLGLDVKITELDVDMSAYYGADKLQQQARVYADVLNAYFDALWENRGSIESADISFFGVSDKVSWFEFTGKPDANATLLDDEFKQKPAYTAVMDVFRAQYAKAITSSNQSA